The sequence GACGCCCGGCCGTCGTCGGGCACCGCTCCAGCAGGAGACTGGCGACGACGATCGTCGGCGGGCTGCCCGTCGTCGAGCCACTGGTCGCGTGGGCGCAGTGCGCGGCGGTCCTCCGACTCGACGACCTCGTCGCGATGGGCGACGCGCTGGCCGGGCGGTGGTCGCCGCACGCGGCCGCGCGCGAGCTGCCGCTGGGGCTGCCTGCGCGTGCCGCCGACGACTGGGGGAGGCGGCGGGGCCGACGGAGGCTCGAGGAGGCCCTGGGGCTGGTGCGACCCGACGTGTGGTCGCCGCGGGAGACCGCGCTGCGACTCGTCATCCTGCGCGCGGGCCTGCCCGAGCCTCCGGAGCGCAACGCTGTGATCTGCGATGCCGCGGGCTCGGTGGTCGGTCACGCCGACCTGGTCTGGCGCGACGAGAGAGTGCTCGCGGAGTATGAGGGCGACCAGCACCGCACCGACCGGCGGCAGTGGCGTCTCGACCTGGCGAAGTACGAGGCGTACGCCGACGAGGGCTGGCGGGTGGTGCGCGTGACCGACGACGACCTCGTCGCGCCGGCGAGACTCGTCAGAAGGATCGCTCGCCTTCTGACCGATCGAGCAGTACTGTGTTGACGCATCGAGCCGAGATCGACCACGGAAGGGGTGATGAGAATGACTGCGACACGCGAGAAGACCCCGCACACCTCATCCCTCGAGGTCGCCGCGCTCTAGTCCACCTCATCGGTGTCGTCCGGCGGCCTCCGTCTCTGGAGATCTCCGTTGACCTTTTCCGACGATTTCGTCATACCCACCTTCTCCGCCGTCGATCCCGACGGCGACCAGCGCTGGTCCACGTGGCCGGCCACCACCCCCACCGAGCGCGGTCCGCGCCCCTTCCCCTCCTGGATCGTGACGTCGGCCGCCGCGATCGACACCGAGCTCGGCATCGTCAAGTCGGGCAAGGAGGCCGACGTGTTCCTGATCGAGCGGGCTGTCCCGGCCGACGTCGTCCTGACGGACGGGAGCGCAGGATCCTGCGTGCTCGCCGCCAAGCGCTACCGCAGTGCCGAGACCAGCGACTTCCATCGCGGCGCGCAGTACCGCGAGGGCCGGCGCACCCGCAACACCCGCGACGGCCGGGCGATGGCCCGCGGCTCGTCGCACGGCCGTGCCGTCCAGGCCGGGCTCTGGGCGTGGGCGGAGTTCGAGGCGCTCGGGCGCATGTTCGAGCGGGGCGTCGCCGTCCCGTACCCGGTGCAGATCAGCGGGACCGAGATCCTGATGGAGTTCATCGGCGAGGGGGCGACGGCGGCGCCGCGCCTCGCGCAGGCCACCGAGGACGGCGAGGCCCTTGCTCCGCTGTTCGAGCAGGTGCACGAGATCCTGCTCGGGTTCGCCCGGGCCGGCTACGCGCACGGCGACCTGTCTCCGTACAACCTGCTGGTGCACGGCGAGCGGGTCGTCGCCATCGATGTGCCGCAGCTGGTCGACGTGGTCAGCAACCCGAACGGCGTCGCCCTCCTCGAGCGCGACTGCACGAACATCGCGGAGTGGTTCGCGCGCCGGGGCCTCGTCCGCGACGTCGAGGAGCTCCTCGCGGAGTGCCTGGCGGAGGTGTTCTGACGGGTCGGGCCGCCCTCGCCGCGCGAGAGGGACCGGCGAGCTCGGTGCTGGCCGGCGGGGGACCGGCGACCTCAGTGCTGCCGGTCGAACCGGGCGCGGATCTCGGGCGGGACGAGCTCGAGCAGTTGGTCGTTGCGGAGCGGGAGGTCCATCAGGCTCAGCTTGAGCCGGCCCTTCCGCCCGTGACGGCTGGCGTCGAGCCTCGCCACGACCCCGGCGTCGCGCCGGAGCCGGACCTTGACGACGGTGCCCTCGCCGACGTCGAGGACGACGCGACCGTCGAGCTCGAGCGCGGCGGAGCGCGTGCCCTCGCCCACGGTGAAGGTCAGGCGCTCCTTCGGGCCGAGCACGACCGAGCGGTCGATCCCGGCCATCGGCGCCACCGGAGTCACCACGACCGCGGCGACGGCCGGGCTGACGATGGGCCCGCCGGCGGCGTAGTTGTAGGCGGTCGAGCCCGCGGGCGTCGACGCGACCACCGAGTCGGCCTTGTAGTAGCCGTACGGGGTGCCGTCGACGGTGAGGTCGGCCGTGACGACACCCTGGCCGGGGCGCCGGGTGATCGCGAGGTCGTTGAAGGCGAGGAAGGAGCTCTCGAAGCCGAGCGACGTCACGCTCACCTCGATCGCGTGGTGCGACTCGAGCGAGAAGTCCTGCTCGGCGAGCCCCTCGAGCGCGGCCTCGAGCTCGGACGGCTCGATCTCGACCAGGAACCCGACGTTGCCGTAGTTCACCCCGAGGACGGGCACCGGGCGCGGCGCCACGAGCCGCATCGCGCCGAGCATGGTGCCGTCGCCGCCCAGCGAGACGACCACGTCGACCCGCTCGACGAACTCCTCCTCGTCGACCAGCTCCACGCCGTCGCCGACCCGGGCGGCGTCGTCCCTCAGGGCGATGAGGTGCACCCCCGCGCCCTTCTTCCACGCGCGGAGCACGTCGATCGATTCGACCACCGGCTTGCTGGGATGAGGAACGAGACCGACCGTGAACTTCGCCATGGAGCGCAGGCTATCGAGGGATGGTGAGAGGACCGCCGTCAGAGGCGTCACGCCTAGGGCGAACAGGGGCAGACGACGGGGCGGGGCGTGGTTAGTCTCGGTGTACGCGACCCCACCCCCTGAGGGTGTTGCAGCCATTTCGGTGACGTTCCAGCCCGTCACCTAGGGAGTTAGAAGATGTTCGAGAGATTCACCGACCGTGCCCGTCGCGTTGTCGTCCTCGCTCAAGAAGAAGCGAAGATGCTCAACCACAACTACATCGGCACCGAGCACATCCTGCTCGGCCTCATCCACGAGGGCGAGGGCGTCGCCGCCAAGGCGCTCGAGTCACTGGGCATCTCGCTCGACGCCGTGCGCGAGCAGGTCCAGGACATCATCGGACAGGGTCAGCAGCAGCCGACCGGTCACATCCCCTTCACGCCCCGCGCGAAGAAGGTCCTCGAGCTGTCTCTGCGCGAAGCGCTCCAGCTCGGACACAACTACATCGGAACCGAGCACATCCTCCTCGGCCTCATTCGCGAAGGCGAAGGAGTGGCCGCCCAGGTGCTCGTCAAGCTCGGCGCCGACCTCAACCGAGTGCGTCAGCAGGTCATCCAGCTGCTCTCGGGTTACCAGGGCAAGGAGGCGGTTGCAGTGGGCGGTGAACAGCAGGCGGGTCCGCAGGGTGGCTCTCAGGTGCTCGACCAGTTCGGTCGGAACCTCACCCAGGCTGCGCGCGACAACAAGCTCGACCCGGTCATCGGGCGCGAGAAGGAGATGGAGCGGGTCATGCAGATCCTCTCCCGTCGATCGAAGAACAACCCCGTCCTGATCGGCGAGCCCGGCGTCGGCAAGACCGCTGTCGTCGAGGGCCTCGCCCAGGCGATCGTCAAGGGCGACGTCCCCGAGACGCTGAAGGACAAGCAGCTCTACTCGCTCGACCTCGGCTCGCTCATCGCCGGCAGCCGCTACCGCGGCGACTTCGAGGAGCGCCTGAAGAAGGTCACCAAGGAGATCCGCACCCGCGGCGACATCATCGTCTTCATCGACGAGATCCACACGCTGGTGGGTGCAGGTGCCGCCGAGGGCGCGATCGACGCCGCGTCGATCCTGAAGCCCCTCCTCGCCCGCGGCGAGCTCCAGACCATCGGGGCCACCACGCTCGACGAGTACCGCAAGCACTTCGAGAAGGACGCCGCCCTCGAGCGCCGCTTCCAGCCCGTGCAGGTGCACGAGCCCTCCCTGCCTCACGCGATCAACATCCTGAAGGGCCTCCGCGACAAGTACGAGGCGTTCCACAAGGTGTCGATCACCGACGGTGCCATCGTCGCCGCGGCAAACCTGGCCGACCGCTACGTGGCCGACCGGTTCCTGCCCGACAAGGCCATCGACCTGATCGACGAGGCCGGAGCGCGTCTCCGTCTCTCGATCCTGTCGGCCCCGCCGGAGCTCCGCGAGTTCGACGAGAAGATCGCCGTCGTCCGTGGCCAGAAGGAGGCCGCGATCGAGGATCAGGACTTCGAGAAGGCCGCCTCGCTCCGCGACGAGGAGAAGAAGCTCCTCGGTGAGCGTCTGCGCCTCGAGAAGCAGTGGCGCTCGGGCGACGTCGGAGCCTCCGGCACCGTCGACGAGGGCGTCATCGCCGAGGTCCTGGCTCAGGCCACCGGCATCCCGGTCTTCAAGCTCACCGAAGAGGAGACCTCGCGTCTCGTCTTCATGGAGAAGGCCCTGCACCAGCGCGTCATCGGTCAGGAGCAGGCCATCGCGGCCCTCTCGAAGACCATCCGCCGCACGCGTGCCGGCCTGAAAGACCCGAAGCGCCCCTCCGGCTCGTTCATCTTCGCCGGCCCCACGGGTGTCGGAAAGACCGAGCTCGCCAAGGCGCTCGCCGAGTTCCTGTTCGACGACGAGAACGCTCTGATCAGCCTCGACATGTCGGAGTACGGCGAGAAGCACACCGTCTCGCGCCTCTTCGGTGCCCCTCCCGGGTTCGTCGGCTTCGAAGAGGGCGGGCAGCTGACCGAGAAGGTCCGCCGCAAGCCGTTCTCCGTGGTGCTGTTCGACGAGATCGAGAAGGCTCACCCCGACATCTTCAACTCGCTCCTGCAGGTCCTCGAAGAGGGTCGCCTGACGGACGGTCAGGGTCGGGTCGTCGACTTCAAGAACACGGTCATCATCATGACGACCAACCTCGGCACGAAGGACATCACCGGCGGCCCCGTCGGCTTCCAGATCGAGGGCGACACGGCGACGTCGTACGACCGCATGCGCTCGAAGGTCACGGAAGAGCTGAAGAAGCACTTCAAGCCGGAGTTCCTGAACCGCGTCGACGAGACCATCGTCTTCCCGCAGCTGACCCAGCCGGAGCTCCTGCAGATCGTCGACCTGTTCATCAAGCGCCTGAGCGACCGTCTGCTCGACCGCGACATGACGGCCGAGCTCTCGCTCGCCGCCAAGGAGCAGCTCATCAAGATCGGGTTCGACCCGTCGCTCGGTGCTCGGCCCCTCCGTCGCGCGATCCAGCACGAGGTCGAAGACCAGCTGTCCGAGCACATCCTCCAGGGTGAGCTCAACGCCGGCGACCACGTGAAGGTCGACTTCGTCGACGGCAAGTTCACCTTCTCGACCGGGCGTCAGCCGGGCCGCGAAGAGGTCCTGGTGCTCGACAAGGGCGAGGTCGAGGCGTAGGCCTCACCGCTCCACAACCGCGAGGGCGGCTCTCCACAGGAGGGCCGCCCTTCGGCGTTTCCCCGGACGCCCGTGGCTAGGGTTGAACGCATGACATCCGGCCATCCCGCAGCGCCCTCTGGCCAGATCACCGTCCGCAAAGCACTCGCGACCGACGTGCCCCACATCCAGCGCCTGATCGCCCCGTACGTGGCCCGCCGCATCCTGCTCGGCAAAGACGACGTCACCCTGTACGGCAGCATCCAGCAGTTCCAGATCGCCGTCGATCCCGACGGCACGCCGATCGGCTGCGGCGCGCTCAACGTCTTCTGGGACGACATCGCCGAGGTCCGCACCCTCGCCCTCGACGCCGACTGGCTCCACCACGGTGTCGGCCACAAGCTGCTCGAGGGGCTCGAGGGCGATGCGCTCGCGCTCGGCATCGGCCGCATCTTCTGCCTCACCTTCGAGGTCGACTTCTTCACGAAGCACGGCTACCTCGAGATCGGCGAGTCGGTCGTGTCTCCAGAGGTCTACGCCGAGCTCGTGCGGTCGACCGACGAGGGGGTGGCCGAGTTCCTCGACCTGGCGCGGGTGAAGCCCAACACGCTCGGTAACACCCGCATGCTGAAAGTGCTGGCGCGGGGGGAGGGCGGGCTCCGCTGAACCGTGCGGGAGCATCTGCTCTGCCGCGGTGACCTGCGAACCCCTCCGTGTCTGCCCGGCGTCGCCTGACGCGCCGGACGCATGCCCAGCCTGGCCCGCGGTGGCATCTACCCTGGCTGCATGTCGTCGTTCAAGCACCCGGTGGGCTCGCGTCCGAGCTCGGTGTACTGGAAGCGCCGGCTGATGGTCGGGCTGGTGCTCCTGCTGGTCGTCGTCGTGATCGTGCTGTTCGCGACGAGGGCGGGCGCAGGATCCGGCGGCTCGCCCGCGACCGCTCCGACCTCGCCCGCGGCGAGCTCCTCGGCCGGGGCCGGAACCTCTGGCTCGTCGGGGTCTGGCACCTCGGGGTCTGGCTCGTCGGGCACCGCGGCCACCACCGCGCCGACGGCCGGTGCGAGCGGTTCGACCGCTCCGGCGACCGACGCCCCGACGGCCTCCGCGTCGAACGGCACCTGCTCGGCGTCCGACATCACGCTGAAGCCGATCGCCGACAAGAACTCCTACTCGTCGCTCCAGCAGCCGCAGATCTCGATGTCGATCACCAACTCGTCGACGTCGGCCTGCTCCATCGACCTCGGCTCGAGTCAGCAGACGCTGACGATCACGAGCGGGGCAGAGACGTACTGGTCGTCGAAGGACTGCCAGGTGAACGGAACCCACCAGACTGTGAAGATCACCGCCGGTCAGACGCTGACCACTCCCGCAATCGCATGGGACCGCACCCGCTCGTCGACCACGACCTGCGACAAGACCCGCAGCTCGGTGCCCGCCGGCGGGGCGAGCTACCACCTGTCGGTGGCCGTCGGGTCGATCAAATCGGAGACCAGCGCGCTGATGGTGCTCAACTGATGGCCGGCGAGTCGAAGCCGGTCTTCCGGTCGGAGCAGCTGGAGCAGGCCCTGGCAGCGCAGGATGTCGCGGCCGTCGCGTTCGCGCTCCGGAACGACGTCGTCGTGGTGCCGCGGCTCGTGCTGCCGAACCGCAAGGACGAGCAGGTGCGGGTGTTCGGGCGCGAGAACACCGACAAGCGGATCCTGCTGCTGTTCTCGTCGGCGGAGGCGTACAAGGCGATGGTCCCGAACGAGAAGGTGCGGCTCGTGATGCTCTACGACGCCGAGAAGCTGCGCGACTTCATCGAGGCGCACCTCGACGTGCTGGAGCA is a genomic window of Frondihabitans peucedani containing:
- a CDS encoding serine protein kinase RIO — protein: MTFSDDFVIPTFSAVDPDGDQRWSTWPATTPTERGPRPFPSWIVTSAAAIDTELGIVKSGKEADVFLIERAVPADVVLTDGSAGSCVLAAKRYRSAETSDFHRGAQYREGRRTRNTRDGRAMARGSSHGRAVQAGLWAWAEFEALGRMFERGVAVPYPVQISGTEILMEFIGEGATAAPRLAQATEDGEALAPLFEQVHEILLGFARAGYAHGDLSPYNLLVHGERVVAIDVPQLVDVVSNPNGVALLERDCTNIAEWFARRGLVRDVEELLAECLAEVF
- a CDS encoding NAD(+)/NADH kinase, with the translated sequence MAKFTVGLVPHPSKPVVESIDVLRAWKKGAGVHLIALRDDAARVGDGVELVDEEEFVERVDVVVSLGGDGTMLGAMRLVAPRPVPVLGVNYGNVGFLVEIEPSELEAALEGLAEQDFSLESHHAIEVSVTSLGFESSFLAFNDLAITRRPGQGVVTADLTVDGTPYGYYKADSVVASTPAGSTAYNYAAGGPIVSPAVAAVVVTPVAPMAGIDRSVVLGPKERLTFTVGEGTRSAALELDGRVVLDVGEGTVVKVRLRRDAGVVARLDASRHGRKGRLKLSLMDLPLRNDQLLELVPPEIRARFDRQH
- a CDS encoding ATP-dependent Clp protease ATP-binding subunit, yielding MFERFTDRARRVVVLAQEEAKMLNHNYIGTEHILLGLIHEGEGVAAKALESLGISLDAVREQVQDIIGQGQQQPTGHIPFTPRAKKVLELSLREALQLGHNYIGTEHILLGLIREGEGVAAQVLVKLGADLNRVRQQVIQLLSGYQGKEAVAVGGEQQAGPQGGSQVLDQFGRNLTQAARDNKLDPVIGREKEMERVMQILSRRSKNNPVLIGEPGVGKTAVVEGLAQAIVKGDVPETLKDKQLYSLDLGSLIAGSRYRGDFEERLKKVTKEIRTRGDIIVFIDEIHTLVGAGAAEGAIDAASILKPLLARGELQTIGATTLDEYRKHFEKDAALERRFQPVQVHEPSLPHAINILKGLRDKYEAFHKVSITDGAIVAAANLADRYVADRFLPDKAIDLIDEAGARLRLSILSAPPELREFDEKIAVVRGQKEAAIEDQDFEKAASLRDEEKKLLGERLRLEKQWRSGDVGASGTVDEGVIAEVLAQATGIPVFKLTEEETSRLVFMEKALHQRVIGQEQAIAALSKTIRRTRAGLKDPKRPSGSFIFAGPTGVGKTELAKALAEFLFDDENALISLDMSEYGEKHTVSRLFGAPPGFVGFEEGGQLTEKVRRKPFSVVLFDEIEKAHPDIFNSLLQVLEEGRLTDGQGRVVDFKNTVIIMTTNLGTKDITGGPVGFQIEGDTATSYDRMRSKVTEELKKHFKPEFLNRVDETIVFPQLTQPELLQIVDLFIKRLSDRLLDRDMTAELSLAAKEQLIKIGFDPSLGARPLRRAIQHEVEDQLSEHILQGELNAGDHVKVDFVDGKFTFSTGRQPGREEVLVLDKGEVEA
- a CDS encoding amino-acid N-acetyltransferase; amino-acid sequence: MTSGHPAAPSGQITVRKALATDVPHIQRLIAPYVARRILLGKDDVTLYGSIQQFQIAVDPDGTPIGCGALNVFWDDIAEVRTLALDADWLHHGVGHKLLEGLEGDALALGIGRIFCLTFEVDFFTKHGYLEIGESVVSPEVYAELVRSTDEGVAEFLDLARVKPNTLGNTRMLKVLARGEGGLR
- a CDS encoding SseB family protein — translated: MAGESKPVFRSEQLEQALAAQDVAAVAFALRNDVVVVPRLVLPNRKDEQVRVFGRENTDKRILLLFSSAEAYKAMVPNEKVRLVMLYDAEKLRDFIEAHLDVLEQVFFDIAGPHTMAANPEDLLKALRA